One part of the Musa acuminata AAA Group cultivar baxijiao chromosome BXJ1-5, Cavendish_Baxijiao_AAA, whole genome shotgun sequence genome encodes these proteins:
- the LOC103986178 gene encoding uncharacterized protein At4g08330, chloroplastic gives MATRHDQLHMSAGTRSSPSPTSTATAAAQLAAHVLSGSINNRTRLRLLYLFNGTLSPKPFRHRPPMSLRSDYEQPQTLAAFSPRSVTYCCGSCGYALNLSSSDRDTANIGSKYRKSAKKGIVSFVAVDESRFSQVEELRCWPYFESRHSWGLLRRKTKLSCRKCKNFVGVGHYDGASTQAASDSSVSGSGNGEAPKKYFIKISALQPLACDD, from the exons ATGGCCACCCGTCACGATCAACTACATATGTCGGCCGGTACACGTTCGTCCCCATCCCCCACCTCCACCGCCACTGCCGCCGCGCAACTCGCCGCCCATGTCCTCTCTGGTTCCATAAATAACAGAACCCGGCTTCGCCTTCTTTATCTCTTCAACGGCACCCTCTCTCCGAAACCGTTTCGCCATCGTCCACCGATGTCTTTGCGCAGCGACTACGAACAACCCCAAACCCTAGCGGCGTTCTCTCCTCGATCCGTCACCTACTG CTGCGGATCTTGTGGGTACGCGTTGAATCTGAGCTCTTCCGATCGGGACACCGCCAACATCGGTTCCAAGTACAGGAAATCCGCCAAGAAGGGCATCGTTTCCTTCGTTGCCGTGGACGAGAGCCGGTTCTCGCAGGTCGAGGAGCTCCGTTGCTGGCCCTACTTCGAGTCGAGGCATTCGTGGGGGTTGCTGAGGAGGAAGACCAAGTTGTCCTGTCGAAAGTGCAAGAACTTCGTTGGCGTCGGACATTACGACGGCGCCTCCACACAGGCTGCGTCCGATAGCTCCGTCTCGGGTTCCGGGAACGGCGAGGCGCCGAAGAAGTACTTCATCAAGATTAGCGCGCTGCAGCCGCTGGCGTGCGATGACTAA
- the LOC135581008 gene encoding tetraspanin-6-like isoform X1: MYRFSNSVIGCLNLLTLLASVPIIGGGLWMSKSSATCESSLQTPLLVLGFVVLLVSLAGFVGACFNVAWALWLYLLVMLLLIGTLLGLTAFGFAVTAGGGGVQVPGRPYHEYRLDDYTGWLRRRITERQYWKAAMACVVGSKTCAKIALWTPLDYLQRDLSPIQSGCCKPPTSCTYGAGGVVMAQDEDCYRWNNAANVLCYACDSCKAGVLEQVRRDWHKLSVLNVVVLIFLIAIYTIGCCAFRNARRAESEYPYEENRMSKIRPRWDYFWYSDPLCYSPLCSKHGRDTKAELVSRCRWRWLRDRREQLY, encoded by the exons ATGTACCGCTTCAGCAACTCGGTGATCGGGTGCCTGAACCTGTTGACGCTCCTGGCGTCGGTCCCGATCATCGGCGGCGGGCTGTGGATGTCGAAGAGCTCGGCGACGTGCGAGTCGTCGCTGCAGACGCCGCTCCTGGTGCTGGGCTTCGTGGTGCTCCTCGTCTCCCTGGCCGGCTTCGTGGGCGCGTGCTTCAACGTGGCCTGGGCGCTGTGGCTCTACCTCCTCGTCATGCTGCTCCTCATCGGGACCCTCCTCGGCCTCACCGCCTTCGGCTTCGCTGTCACAGCCGGCGGCGGCGGGGTCCAGGTCCCTGGTCGCCCCTACCACGAGTACCGCCTCGACGACTACACCGGATGGCTCCGCCGAAGGATCACGGAGCGGCAGTACTGGAAGGCGGCGATGGCATGCGTCGTCGGGTCGAAGACCTGCGCCAAGATCGCTCTCTGGACGCCTCTGGACTATCTCCAGCGAGACCTCTCCCCGATACAG TCGGGCTGCTGCAAGCCGCCGACATCGTGCACCTACGGCGCCGGGGGGGTGGTGATGGCGCAAGACGAGGACTGCTACCGGTGGAACAACGCAGCCAACGTGCTGTGCTACGCCTGCGACTCGTGCAAGGCTGGCGTGCTGGAGCAGGTGCGGAGGGACTGGCACAAGCTGTCCGTCCTCAACGTCGTcgtcctcatcttcctcatcgcCATCTACACCATCGGCTGCTGCGCCTTCCGCAACGCCCGCCGCGCTGAATCCGAGTATCCCTACGAAGAGAACCGGATGTCGAAGATACGCCCTCGCTGGGACTACTTCTGGTACTCGGACCCACTTTGCTACTCTCCTCTCTGCTCCAAGCACGGCAGAGATACTAAAGCAGAACTTGTGTCTCGTTGCAGGTGGAGATGGTTGCGGGACAGAAGAGAACAGCTCTACTAG
- the LOC103986176 gene encoding protein-tyrosine-phosphatase MKP1-like, which yields MRGGEDAPAGPPSGVRRTFWRSSSWSSSRIAAQDHSKDSTSEDRNSADAPCPPPPFTPRSQSHKARSCLPPLAIARRSFDEWPKPGSDDLEQWPHPPTLGAKPDEGSKPDRSSLRTPGTRDQIAFKECSKVADHVYLGGDYVARNREILRQHGITHVLNCVGFVCPEYFKSDLIYKTLWLQDSPSEDIISILYDVFDYFEDVREIGGRVFVHCCQGVSRSTSLVIAYLMWREGQSFDDAFRFVKTARGIANPNMGFACQLLQCQKRVHAIPPSPAPVLTMYRMAPHSPYDPLHLVPRMVNDPSPAALDSRGAFIVHVLSSLYVWIGNDCEPAMEEDAKAAALQVVRYEQVQGPHATVEEGEEPSEFWEAFSSAPPSEKEEGRETNEERVESAAKMIAGARRVESYDADFELFHGALAGGIIPPFSCSGQGQENHLPARESDWSLSRRKFLSETNVHGLFRFSY from the coding sequence ATGAGGGGCGGAGAGGATGCGCCCGCTGGCCCGCCCTCCGGCGTCCGGAGAACTTTTTGGAGGTCTTCGTCATGGTCCTCATCACGGATCGCCGCGCAGGACCATTCGAAAGATTCCACCTCCGAGGACAGGAACTCGGCCGATGCTCCCTGCCCGCCTCCCCCCTTCACTCCGAGATCGCAGAGCCACAAGGCCCGCTCGTGCCTCCCTCCTCTCGCCATCGCCCGCCGGAGCTTCGACGAGTGGCCTAAGCCCGGTTCCGATGACCTCGAGCAATGGCCCCATCCGCCCACCCTCGGTGCCAAGCCCGACGAGGGCTCAAAGCCGGATCGTTCTTCGCTAAGGACCCCAGGTACGAGAGATCAGATCGCTTTCAAGGAGTGCTCCAAGGTCGCAGACCATGTCTACCTCGGCGGAGACTATGTTGCTAGGAACAGAGAAATCCTTCGGCAGCACGGGATTACCCATGTCCTCAACTGTGTTGGTTTTGTTTGCCCCGAGTACTTCAAATCAGACCTCATCTACAAGACTCTTTGGTTGCAGGACAGTCCGTCGGAGGACATCATTAGTATTCTGTATGATGTGTTCGATTACTTCGAGGATGTGCGGGAGATAGGTGGGAGGGTGTTCGTCCATTGCTGCCAGGGTGTTTCACGGTCGACTTCTCTGGTAATAGCTTACCTGATGTGGAGAGAAGGGCAGAGCTTCGATGATGCATTCCGGTTTGTGAAGACGGCAAGGGGGATCGCCAACCCCAACATGGGCTTCGCTTGTCAATTGCTGCAGTGCCAGAAGAGGGTCCACGCCATCCCCCCGAGTCCCGCTCCGGTGCTGACAATGTACCGAATGGCTCCGCACTCACCGTACGATCCTCTGCATCTCGTCCCCAGGATGGTGAACGATCCATCTCCTGCCGCTTTGGATTCCAGGGGAGCATTCATCGTTCATGTCCTCTCATCCTTGTACGTGTGGATCGGTAACGACTGTGAACCCGCGATGGAGGAGGATGCAAAAGCTGCCGCCTTACAGGTGGTAAGGTACGAGCAGGTTCAGGGGCCACATGCCACGGTTGAAGAAGGGGAGGAGCCCTCGGAATTCTGGGAGGCCTTCTCGAGTGCACCCCCTTCAGAGAAGGAGGAGGGCAGGGAGACGAACGAGGAACGGGTTGAATCAGCTGCTAAGATGATCGCCGGTGCGAGGAGAGTGGAATCCTATGATGCTGACTTTGAGCTTTTCCATGGGGCTCTCGCTGGAGGTATCATCCCACCGTTCTCTTGTTCGGGACAGGGGCAGGAAAACCATCTTCCTGCAAGAGAAAGCGACTGGAGCTTATCGAGGCGTAAGTTTCTCTCTGAAACCAATGTTCACGGTTTATTCAGATTCTCATACTGA
- the LOC135581008 gene encoding tetraspanin-6-like isoform X2, whose protein sequence is MYRFSNSVIGCLNLLTLLASVPIIGGGLWMSKSSATCESSLQTPLLVLGFVVLLVSLAGFVGACFNVAWALWLYLLVMLLLIGTLLGLTAFGFAVTAGGGGVQVPGRPYHEYRLDDYTGWLRRRITERQYWKAAMACVVGSKTCAKIALWTPLDYLQRDLSPIQSGCCKPPTSCTYGAGGVVMAQDEDCYRWNNAANVLCYACDSCKAGVLEQVRRDWHKLSVLNVVVLIFLIAIYTIGCCAFRNARRAESEYPYEENRMSKIRPRWDYFWWRWLRDRREQLY, encoded by the exons ATGTACCGCTTCAGCAACTCGGTGATCGGGTGCCTGAACCTGTTGACGCTCCTGGCGTCGGTCCCGATCATCGGCGGCGGGCTGTGGATGTCGAAGAGCTCGGCGACGTGCGAGTCGTCGCTGCAGACGCCGCTCCTGGTGCTGGGCTTCGTGGTGCTCCTCGTCTCCCTGGCCGGCTTCGTGGGCGCGTGCTTCAACGTGGCCTGGGCGCTGTGGCTCTACCTCCTCGTCATGCTGCTCCTCATCGGGACCCTCCTCGGCCTCACCGCCTTCGGCTTCGCTGTCACAGCCGGCGGCGGCGGGGTCCAGGTCCCTGGTCGCCCCTACCACGAGTACCGCCTCGACGACTACACCGGATGGCTCCGCCGAAGGATCACGGAGCGGCAGTACTGGAAGGCGGCGATGGCATGCGTCGTCGGGTCGAAGACCTGCGCCAAGATCGCTCTCTGGACGCCTCTGGACTATCTCCAGCGAGACCTCTCCCCGATACAG TCGGGCTGCTGCAAGCCGCCGACATCGTGCACCTACGGCGCCGGGGGGGTGGTGATGGCGCAAGACGAGGACTGCTACCGGTGGAACAACGCAGCCAACGTGCTGTGCTACGCCTGCGACTCGTGCAAGGCTGGCGTGCTGGAGCAGGTGCGGAGGGACTGGCACAAGCTGTCCGTCCTCAACGTCGTcgtcctcatcttcctcatcgcCATCTACACCATCGGCTGCTGCGCCTTCCGCAACGCCCGCCGCGCTGAATCCGAGTATCCCTACGAAGAGAACCGGATGTCGAAGATACGCCCTCGCTGGGACTACTTCTG GTGGAGATGGTTGCGGGACAGAAGAGAACAGCTCTACTAG
- the LOC135674802 gene encoding fasciclin-like arabinogalactan protein 11: protein MHRRSSEQSIRLHNTATMQRFGCAVTAFLFLAGLARETFAQSATSPAPAGPTNITAIMEKAGQYGTLIRLLKSTQVGDQINNQLNNSNTGLTIFAPTDNAFSSLPSGTLNSLTDQQKVALIQFHILPTAISVSQFQTVSNPVRTQAGDASNGRYPLNVTTMGTQVNLSTGVVDATIANTIYSDSKLAVYQVDQVLLPLEIFGPPAPAAAPAPAEAKKQKPSPVAEGPSTPSTDATDASAGVNLSRSASGGGVMFAAAAIWLWWSF from the coding sequence ATGCACCGACGCAGCAGTGAGCAGAGCATAAGATTGCATAACACTGCAACCATGCAACGCTTCGGCTGTGCCGTTACCGCCTTCCTGTTTCTTGCCGGACTGGCCAGGGAAACCTTTGCTCAGTCGGCGACATCTCCGGCTCCTGCAGGACCGACCAACATCACGGCCATTATGGAGAAGGCAGGGCAGTACGGAACGCTCATCCGCCTCCTCAAGAGCACCCAAGTCGGCGACCAAATAAACAACCAGCTCAACAACTCCAACACCGGCCTCACCATCTTCGCGCCCACCGACAACGCCTTCTCCAGCCTCCCTTCCGGCACGCTCAACTCCCTCACCGACCAGCAGAAGGTCGCGCTGATCCAGTTCCACATACTTCCCACCGCCATCTCCGTCTCCCAGTTCCAAACGGTGAGCAACCCCGTCAGAACGCAGGCCGGCGACGCCAGCAACGGGCGGTACCCATTGAACGTGACGACCATGGGAACCCAAGTGAATCTATCGACGGGGGTCGTCGACGCCACCATCGCCAACACCATATACTCCGACAGCAAGCTCGCCGTGTACCAGGTCGATCAGGTGCTCCTTCCCTTGGAGATCTTTGGACCCCCGGCTCCTGCTGCTGCTCCTGCACCAGCCGAAGCCAAGAAGCAGAAACCAAGTCCTGTCGCCGAAGGCCCTTCCACCCCTTCCACCGACGCTACCGATGCCTCCGCTGGTGTGAACCTGAGCCGGAGCGCATCTGGCGGCGGCGTTATGTTTGCAGCCGCAGCTATTTGGCTGTGGTGGAGCTTCTGA